From Streptomyces sp. NBC_00775, one genomic window encodes:
- the chpH gene encoding chaplin ChpH gives MIKKVVAAAAATGGLVLAGAGLAVADAGAQGAAVHSPGVISGNVIQVPVHVPVNVCGNTVSVIGLLNPAFGNTCINK, from the coding sequence ATGATCAAGAAGGTCGTCGCTGCTGCGGCTGCCACTGGTGGTCTGGTTCTCGCGGGTGCGGGCCTGGCCGTCGCCGATGCGGGTGCTCAGGGTGCCGCAGTGCACTCCCCGGGCGTCATCTCCGGCAACGTCATCCAGGTGCCCGTTCACGTCCCGGTGAACGTCTGCGGCAACACGGTCTCCGTGATCGGGCTGCTGAACCCCGCCTTCGGCAACACCTGCATCAACAAGTGA
- a CDS encoding M20/M25/M40 family metallo-hydrolase: MSESNTARGVSGEDEVVDLCRELIRIDTSNYGDHSGPGERKAAEYVAEKLAEVGLEPQIFESHKGRASTVARIEGEDPSRPALLIHGHTDVVPANAADWTHHPFSGEIADGMVWGRGAVDMKDMDAMTLAVVRDRLRSGRKPPRDIVLAFLADEEAGGTWGARHLVDKHPDLFEGVTEAIGEVGGFSFTVNEKLRLYLVETAQKGMHWMKLTVDGTAGHGSMIHKDNAITELSEAVGRLGRHKFPVRVTKTLRHFLDELGDALGTELDPENMDATLAKLGGIAKLIGASLQNTANPTQLGAGYKVNVIPGQATAHVDGRYLPGYEEEFLADLDRILGPRVKREDVHADKALETTFDGALVDAMQTALSAEDPIARAVPYMLSAGTDAKSFADLGIRCFGFAPLKLPPELDFAGMFHGVDERVPVDALQFGVRVLDRFIDAS; encoded by the coding sequence GTGAGCGAGTCGAACACGGCCAGGGGTGTCTCTGGCGAGGACGAGGTTGTGGACCTCTGTCGCGAGCTGATCCGGATCGACACCAGCAACTACGGGGACCACTCCGGGCCGGGCGAGCGCAAGGCCGCGGAGTACGTGGCCGAGAAGCTCGCCGAGGTCGGGCTGGAGCCGCAGATCTTCGAGTCGCACAAGGGGCGCGCCTCCACGGTGGCCCGCATCGAGGGCGAGGACCCCTCCCGGCCCGCGCTGCTCATCCACGGCCACACCGACGTCGTACCGGCCAACGCGGCGGACTGGACCCACCACCCGTTCTCCGGAGAGATCGCGGACGGAATGGTGTGGGGCCGCGGCGCGGTCGACATGAAGGACATGGACGCCATGACGCTGGCGGTCGTCCGGGACCGGCTGCGCAGCGGGCGCAAGCCGCCCCGCGACATCGTCCTCGCCTTCCTCGCGGACGAGGAGGCGGGCGGCACCTGGGGCGCGCGGCACCTGGTCGACAAGCACCCGGACCTCTTCGAGGGCGTCACGGAGGCGATCGGCGAGGTCGGCGGGTTCTCCTTCACGGTCAACGAGAAGCTGCGGCTGTATCTCGTGGAGACCGCCCAGAAGGGCATGCACTGGATGAAGCTGACCGTGGACGGCACCGCCGGGCACGGTTCGATGATCCACAAGGACAACGCGATCACCGAGCTGTCCGAGGCCGTGGGGCGGCTCGGCCGGCACAAGTTCCCGGTCCGGGTGACGAAGACGCTGCGGCACTTCCTCGACGAGCTCGGCGACGCGCTCGGCACCGAGCTCGACCCGGAGAACATGGACGCGACGCTCGCCAAGCTCGGCGGCATCGCCAAGCTCATCGGCGCCTCCCTGCAGAACACCGCCAACCCGACCCAGCTGGGTGCCGGGTACAAGGTCAACGTGATTCCGGGGCAGGCCACCGCGCATGTCGACGGCCGTTATCTGCCGGGGTACGAGGAGGAGTTCCTCGCCGACCTGGACCGGATTCTCGGACCGAGGGTCAAGCGCGAGGACGTGCACGCGGACAAGGCGCTGGAGACCACCTTCGACGGGGCGCTGGTCGACGCCATGCAGACCGCGCTGTCCGCCGAGGACCCGATCGCGCGCGCGGTGCCCTACATGCTCTCGGCCGGCACCGACGCCAAGTCCTTCGCCGACCTCGGCATCCGCTGCTTCGGCTTCGCCCCGCTGAAGCTGCCGCCGGAGCTGGACTTCGCGGGCATGTTCCACGGTGTCGACGAGCGGGTGCCGGTGGACGCGCTGCAGTTCGGCGTGCGTGTGCTCGACCGTTTCATCGACGCGTCGTGA
- a CDS encoding DUF5703 family protein yields MPEYEFVDVYVPRGVSRKETTRLLTDHAEYGHWELDRLSLLRDGSRRVRLRRRIIRQVRATW; encoded by the coding sequence ATGCCGGAATACGAATTTGTCGACGTGTACGTACCGCGCGGGGTCTCCCGCAAGGAGACGACACGTCTGCTGACGGACCATGCGGAGTACGGACACTGGGAGTTGGACCGCCTGAGCCTGCTGCGCGACGGCAGCCGCAGGGTGCGGTTGCGCCGGCGGATCATCCGCCAGGTGCGCGCCACGTGGTGA
- a CDS encoding chaplin, whose amino-acid sequence MRQVTRKGLMTVAAATGVLAATGGYAHADSGANGSSSDSPGVLSGNTVQAPVHAPVNVCGNTVNVVGVLNPAMGNTCVNHGGGSGSSGGGYGDGGSHSGGGAQAGGHASDSPGVGSGNHVQAPIDVPVNVCGNSVNVVGVGNAAAGNDCANGTGGGHSTTPPGGGHETPPPGNPGEPGHPGQPGHPGNPGQPGNPGTPGTPGTPGHPGQPGQSATPGGKHPGGVSHANHPGAQSVTQPKGAAQLAHTGSDLPLGVVVPAGAGALLAGALLYRKARSAA is encoded by the coding sequence ATGCGACAGGTCACCCGCAAGGGCCTGATGACCGTGGCGGCCGCGACCGGCGTGCTCGCCGCGACCGGCGGCTACGCACACGCCGACTCGGGTGCGAACGGTTCCAGTTCGGACTCGCCCGGCGTGCTGTCGGGCAACACGGTGCAGGCGCCGGTGCACGCGCCGGTCAACGTCTGTGGCAACACCGTGAACGTCGTCGGGGTGCTCAACCCGGCGATGGGCAACACGTGCGTCAACCACGGCGGCGGCAGCGGTTCCTCCGGGGGCGGCTACGGCGACGGAGGCTCCCACTCCGGCGGTGGTGCGCAGGCCGGCGGGCACGCCAGTGACTCGCCGGGCGTCGGCTCCGGCAATCACGTGCAGGCGCCGATCGACGTGCCGGTCAACGTCTGCGGCAACAGCGTGAACGTGGTCGGCGTCGGCAACGCGGCGGCGGGCAACGACTGCGCCAACGGGACGGGTGGCGGTCACTCCACCACCCCGCCCGGCGGCGGTCATGAGACGCCGCCTCCGGGTAACCCCGGAGAGCCGGGCCACCCCGGGCAGCCGGGCCACCCCGGGAACCCGGGTCAGCCGGGTAACCCGGGCACTCCGGGCACTCCGGGTACTCCGGGTCACCCCGGGCAGCCGGGCCAGTCGGCCACCCCGGGAGGCAAGCACCCGGGCGGCGTCTCGCACGCCAACCACCCGGGGGCGCAGTCCGTCACCCAGCCCAAGGGCGCCGCGCAGCTCGCCCACACCGGCAGTGACCTGCCGCTCGGTGTGGTTGTGCCCGCCGGTGCGGGGGCGCTGCTGGCCGGTGCCCTGCTCTACCGCAAGGCACGATCGGCGGCGTAA